TTATGTGCATCCTGAGGATGAAGACAAGGTCATCAAGATTCCCTTCAATCCCAAGGATGCCGAACTGCGGCAGGAACTGGCCTATCGAAAGGCCAGAGCCTTCCGTCACCTGCAGTCGGAGCTTCTGACCAAACATTACGGCCCTGTGGAAACTGACAAGGGCACGGGGCAGGTCTTTGAGCGTGTCCGCAATGCAGACGGCAGCGAGTGCGAGACTCTGGGTGAGTTCCTGGACAAGCAGAAGGAAGCTGGCTGGCCGGACAGAAAATTTGCCCGTGAGCTGATAGAAGGCTTTACCCGGCAGGTTATGAAGGAGCGAATCCTCACCAACGATACCAGCCTGATAAATTTCCTGCTGCAGCGGGATGAGGCAGGCAAAATACGCCTGCGCATTATCGACAATGTGGGCAGCCCCGTGAAGATTCCCTTGGTTTACTACTGGGACTACATGACCCGCTCACATATCAAACGCTACCTGAGACGGCTCCGGCGAGATCTCATGGACAACTATGCGGGCCTGTTTGAAGAATAAGGAGATACCATGCTGAAATTAAAAGAAGAACAGTTCCTTGGGGACGGCAATCACAAGAAGGTATATATCCACCCCGAGGATGAGCACAAATGCGTGAAGCTGCTGTTCACCCCGGATGACCCGGATATGAAGCGGGAGTTCCGCTATCGCAGATCCTTGGGCAAAAGGGAAGGCCAGATGCCTCTTCTGACCAAGTATTACGGTACGGAAGAAACAGACCAGGGCCTGGGCTATGTCTTTGAACGGGTGGTGGACTATGATGGCAGCGTGAGCCGCACCCTCCTTTCCGAACTGGAGAACCCCACGGACAGAGCCAGACTGGAGCAGATTTTGAGGGACTTCCACCAGGAATTCATGCGTGAGCGCTTCGCCCCGGCAGGGGTGGATCCCGATAATTTCCTGGTTCAGCGCATATCCGCAACCGAATCCCGGGTCCGCATCATTGACAATATCGGCACCTCTGCCAAGTTCCCCCTTGAGTATTACGTAGGCTTCCTGGCGAAGAAGCGGGCCCAAAAATACTGGAACCGTCTGGTAGGCGATATTGCCAGAGATTTTCCCCATGCTGTTTCCAAAGAGTGCATAGAATCCCTTTGGGAACGCTGAAAGGTCAAATAAAAAACGAGAGCCTCTCCTCGCAGCAGGCTCTCGTTTTTTACTCTATTAATTTTCTGAAGTTGCCTTATTTTGCTCCGGCTTGATCACATCACGGATGAAGAAGGCGGTCAGGATTATGAAGGACACATATAGCAGGCTCAGATCCCTGATTTCATCCGGCAGAACGAACATGAAGTAGAGGATACCATTTATCAAGAGCGCCAGCTTGGCATGATTCTTCCAAGCATCTGTCAAATGATGCCAAGCTTTTTTCACGATCCAGTAGACACAGATCATATGCGGCAGGAACATCCCCCGTCCCAGGGGAACGCCATAAATGGTCGTGGTATTGAAGTAGCTGCCGATACGCCATACACTCCCCAGGTGATCCTTGATGCGCCAGTCAGCCATATCCCCGGGATTGCCGGCGTACAGCGCACGGATATATAGATAAGTCACACCCGCAATAAAAGCTGTTCCCAGGGTAATACCGGCTGCTTTTTTGACCTCATAATGACTGCGGGCCAAAGGATACAGGGTCAGCAGGAAAAACAGGAAGGATTCCTTGTTGGCCTCGGCAATAGGAGCCAGGACTACCAACCCAGGCCAGTTGCCATGGAGGGCGAAGCGGGCAGCCATGAACATGAACAGGACTTCAAATATATCATAATAATATCCCCCCAACACCTCAAAAAAGGGGAATATCAGGGCAAAAAACATGGCCCCCAGCGTGCCTGTCACCTTGTCCTGGACTATCTCGCACAGCAGGGAACGCAAAATCCAGATGGCAGCAAAAAAAGCCAGGAAGCAGAAGAAATACATCAGATGATATTCTATGACATATTCCCTGGGTATGTCAGCCTTGGCATATATTTTCCCGATGGAGCTGCTTTTGATAAGTTTTGCCTCCAGCTTTTCCTGGGTCTGCTCCGGCAGGGCATCGGCAATGCGCTTCACTGTCTGTGGCAACAGCTGCCTGTGCACGAAGGGGCGCTTAGCTGTCTCCTCCACCATAGCTGTGAAGCCCATGGCCTCGGCACCGTCACGGAAGGCCCAGTTGGCAAAAAAGCCTGAGTAGCTGGCAGCCGAAATCACCAGTATCAAAAAAAACACCATGAATTTGCGTATAATCTTATCAATTTTTTGTTCCAAAACTATCTCTCCAGTCACCCTTCACTATCAAACTTCCTTGCCTGCGCGCTCCAGAGCGCTCTTGATAACATCATCCATATCATAATACTTGTACTCTGCCAGGCGGCCGCCAAAGATGACATTGGCCTCCTTTTCAGCCAGCTCTGCATACTGCTGATAAAGCGCCTGATTCTTGTCATTGTTCACCGGGTAGTAGGCTTCCTCACCGGGCTGCCAGTCAGCAGGATACTCACGGGTCACATAGGTGACGGGCTGGGTTCCGAACTCGAAGTGCTTGTGCTCGATGATGCGGGTATAGGGCACCTCACGGGCGGTGTAGTTCATCACAGCCACTCCCTGATGGTTCTCCTCCTCCAAGCGCTCCGTCTCAAATTTCAGCCCCCTATACTCCAAACGGCCCAGCTGGTAGTCAAAGTATTCGTCAATGGGGCCGGTATAAACGATTTTCTTTGCCAACTGGCTGTACTTGTCCCTATCCTGCAGGAAATCAGTATCAAGACGCACCTCAATGCCCTCCAGCAGTGCGTCTATAAGCTTGTTGTAACCCCCCACGGGAATCCCCTGATAGCGGTCATTGAAATAATTGTTGTCAAAGGTGTAACGCACAGGCAGCCTCTTGATGATAAAGGCGGGCAATTCCGTGCAGGAACGCCCCCACTGCTTTTCCGTATAGCCCTTGATAAGCTTTTCATAGACCGTGCGACCAATGAGGGAAATGGCCTGCTCCTCAAGGTTCTGAGGCTCCGCGATGCACGCCTCCTTCCGCTCGGCTTCAATCTTCGCCGCCACCTCAGCGGGAGTGTGAACTTCAGGCCAGAGCTTGGTAAAAGTGTTCATATTGAAGGGCAAATTGTAAAGTTCCCCACGGAAATTAGCCACAGGGCTGTTCACATAATTGTTGAACTCCACAAAGCTATTCACGTACTCCCACACCTCCTTGTAGGAAGTATGGAAGATATGAGCGCCGTACTGATGGACATTGATGCCATCCTTTTCCTCACAATACACATTGCCTCCCGCATGGCTCCTGCGCTCCAGCACCAGGCAGGACTTGCCCTTCTTCTTCATTTCATGAGCAAAGACCGCGCCGAACAGGCCACTGCCAACAATCAAATAATCGTACATCATCTACATCCTCCTATTCCAACATATCCGTTTCCACTATCTTATCTGCCACCAGAGACATACCCATCAACATCCAAAACTCCCGCATGATAGGTACATCGATGAAGTTCGTGTCCGTCAGCCCTTCTAAATGGATACCTGTGAATATCAGCAACCCCATCAGTGCAAATGACATACCGTCTTTTCTGCTCTGCTGGCGGTATGCCATGATAAGCCTGCTAAGCAAATAGGCATTGATGGCCAGGAAAGCAAGACCGCCCAGAATGCCTCCTTCTGCGAAGCGCTTCAGTATATTATTGTGAGGATGGGTATGGCCTGAACGGGGCTCTCCCTCTGTGGGCCTTTCTACAGCCTGTGGGGGAATATAGTGGTAATTGTACGCCTGCACGTACTCATCCGGCCCAATGCCGGTTAGGGGATAATCTCTGAGCATCTCAAGGGCAGCATGCCACATGTAAAGGCGTTCGCTGTTGCTGGTATATTTCATATCCTGGATGGACATGATCCGCTGCTGCAAGGCAGGGGAATTCGCAGCGGTCAGCCCCACTGCCAGGCAAACGCAGGAAAATATCACTATCAGTTTTTTCCTTGTCCCCTTAGCCATGGCCAGGTAGATGATGCTCGTCAGAAAGAAGGCAATCCAGCCGCCACGGGTATAACTGGCAAACAGAGCAACAATGGAAAAAGCACACAGGCCCAGGAACACTTTCCGCCAGAGGGGTGAAAAAAGCTCCTTCTGCGCACAGCACCACAGGGCAGGAATTGCCATGAGCATATGACTGGCCAGGAAAGTTGGAGAATTTAGCATGCCGGTAGCTCTGGGCAAATCCTTGCCAAAAAACTGCCAGACTGCCACAGCATCAGTAATGAATACAGATGCAAACAGAGCAATCATCAGGCCTTTGACCTGCCCGATTTTTTTTATCCCCATCATCACAAAGAACAGGGGAAAAGTACGATAAAATGTGGCGAACACATCTTTCAGACTGATCAGTGGTTCCATGGAAAAAAACGCAATAAATGTCCATAACAGGAAATAAATAACAATGATTTTCCACAATTGCCGATCCACCTGCGGCCAGGCCTGCTCACGCAGCCTGTGCAACAGCACCAGCAGCGTCCCCAGAACAATCGCCGCGGATGTAGCAGCCGGAGAAATATTGGAGCCCAAGGCCAATAATATCAGTATATAATACATTGCCTGCGCATATCTGCCCTGCAATTCCATTGAAATAATCCTTTCTTACCCCATTTTTTTGCTCTTATCGTCCAGCCTCGGCCTCAACCTTGATATCCTCGATGCCGTAATATCTGCAGAGCCCCTTCTTCGTAACAGTATTGTCAAAGTCAACAAAGAAGACATGGCGCAGGGCACGATTCTTCAAAGGTATAGGTTCCATATAAGCGACCGGATCCCCCTTGGCGGCGGTGTCCTGCACAATGGCTATGCGGTCGGCGTTTTCCTGCTTCATGGTATAGGTAACCCACAAGGCTGCCGACAGGGTAAAAAGTCCCAGCCCTGCCGTCCCTGCCAACAGCACTTTCCGTGCAGGCATTACCAGCCGCGCGCTGATCAGAGGCTCCCTCAGGATGGATACCATGGCGATGATGATCATGGCCACCGAGCTGAAAGTAGCCCGGGCTGGGAAGGTAGGCGCCGCCACCATGACAAAGTTATTGGCAAGGGCCAGAGCCAGCAGAAAGCCCGCATAGCGGACAGACTGAAATGACTGCCAAACCTCCCGGGCCTTCACCTTGTCCGCCAGCAGGTGGATAACCTGAGAGGACAGCCCCAGCTGCTTCTTCACCAAAGCATAGACAAAGAAGATGGTCAGCCAGTAAATGGCCATTTCATCAAAGCCTTCAAAGAGATGGTTGAAATGGTCAAGGGTTTTCTGCTTGGTCAGCCCCAGAGGCACCATCACTGCAGCATACAAAATGTCCCGTATAGTCCAGGCCACGAAGCTGCCATTGAAATATGACACCACCAACAGGAGGATAAAACCCAGCAGCAACCACTGCCCCCGGCTAAGTTTCCTCCGTCCCTGCTCAATTGAAAAACCTTGCTGCTCAGCCAGGACAAGCTTGAACACCCGCCAGGCGCAAAGCAGCATCAGCACCATGGGCAGTATGTAAAGCAGCATCTCCCCATTGCCTGCAAACTGATTGCCTATATGACTTAGAACACCCTTGCCACTGCCCTGCTCATCATAGCGTACGAAATTGCCTGGCGCTGCTACAATGCCTATAAGGCCCAGCAAAGCCCCCAGAGAGCCGGCAGGCATCCAGAGAGGCAGCCCTCCCTGACGGTGGAAATACCAGCTGATGGCGGCAGTCAGCCAGACCACCGTCACCGCCAGATTTTCCACCGACCATCCGGCAATGATTCCCAACAGGAACATGGGCAGCAGCAGCCAGCCGCCAAGGGCTGACCGGCCTTTGGACAGGGAGATATTATACGGCAGCAGGAAAAGGGCTGCCGGCACGGCCGACCACAGATAAACGGTGGAGCCGCTTTTCCAGACAGCCACCTCCCCGAAGTGAGGGAAGGAAAGCCAGGCCAGAAAAGCCGTCACAGCCAGGATAGCCGGTTCCCGCCCCAGCTCTGCGGAGCGACGGGCGTGGCAGAAAAGCAACAAAACCAGTGCCGTGAACATCAGAGCATTGGCTATATCAAACCAGAACTTGCCTAGCCACAGGAAAAGATCCAGGCAGAAGACTGTAAACATGCGCCCCCCATGCAGGAAATAATGCCTGTAGGCTGACTGCACTACATCCTGAAAAGAAGCGATATGCTCCGAGGTCATCCAGATCAGTGAATAGTCGTAGTCATCACGATGCAACGGCATCAGC
This genomic interval from Selenomonas sp. AB3002 contains the following:
- a CDS encoding YrbL family protein, with translation MLIMTDSLYIGKGLHKVAYVHPEDEDKVIKIPFNPKDAELRQELAYRKARAFRHLQSELLTKHYGPVETDKGTGQVFERVRNADGSECETLGEFLDKQKEAGWPDRKFARELIEGFTRQVMKERILTNDTSLINFLLQRDEAGKIRLRIIDNVGSPVKIPLVYYWDYMTRSHIKRYLRRLRRDLMDNYAGLFEE
- a CDS encoding YrbL family protein, with the protein product MLKLKEEQFLGDGNHKKVYIHPEDEHKCVKLLFTPDDPDMKREFRYRRSLGKREGQMPLLTKYYGTEETDQGLGYVFERVVDYDGSVSRTLLSELENPTDRARLEQILRDFHQEFMRERFAPAGVDPDNFLVQRISATESRVRIIDNIGTSAKFPLEYYVGFLAKKRAQKYWNRLVGDIARDFPHAVSKECIESLWER
- the glf gene encoding UDP-galactopyranose mutase yields the protein MMYDYLIVGSGLFGAVFAHEMKKKGKSCLVLERRSHAGGNVYCEEKDGINVHQYGAHIFHTSYKEVWEYVNSFVEFNNYVNSPVANFRGELYNLPFNMNTFTKLWPEVHTPAEVAAKIEAERKEACIAEPQNLEEQAISLIGRTVYEKLIKGYTEKQWGRSCTELPAFIIKRLPVRYTFDNNYFNDRYQGIPVGGYNKLIDALLEGIEVRLDTDFLQDRDKYSQLAKKIVYTGPIDEYFDYQLGRLEYRGLKFETERLEEENHQGVAVMNYTAREVPYTRIIEHKHFEFGTQPVTYVTREYPADWQPGEEAYYPVNNDKNQALYQQYAELAEKEANVIFGGRLAEYKYYDMDDVIKSALERAGKEV
- a CDS encoding O-antigen ligase family protein; the protein is MEPLISLKDVFATFYRTFPLFFVMMGIKKIGQVKGLMIALFASVFITDAVAVWQFFGKDLPRATGMLNSPTFLASHMLMAIPALWCCAQKELFSPLWRKVFLGLCAFSIVALFASYTRGGWIAFFLTSIIYLAMAKGTRKKLIVIFSCVCLAVGLTAANSPALQQRIMSIQDMKYTSNSERLYMWHAALEMLRDYPLTGIGPDEYVQAYNYHYIPPQAVERPTEGEPRSGHTHPHNNILKRFAEGGILGGLAFLAINAYLLSRLIMAYRQQSRKDGMSFALMGLLIFTGIHLEGLTDTNFIDVPIMREFWMLMGMSLVADKIVETDMLE
- a CDS encoding DUF6056 family protein, with amino-acid sequence MSQSKNSLFQNLLVMAGIFLIMFILNELMPLHRDDYDYSLIWMTSEHIASFQDVVQSAYRHYFLHGGRMFTVFCLDLFLWLGKFWFDIANALMFTALVLLLFCHARRSAELGREPAILAVTAFLAWLSFPHFGEVAVWKSGSTVYLWSAVPAALFLLPYNISLSKGRSALGGWLLLPMFLLGIIAGWSVENLAVTVVWLTAAISWYFHRQGGLPLWMPAGSLGALLGLIGIVAAPGNFVRYDEQGSGKGVLSHIGNQFAGNGEMLLYILPMVLMLLCAWRVFKLVLAEQQGFSIEQGRRKLSRGQWLLLGFILLLVVSYFNGSFVAWTIRDILYAAVMVPLGLTKQKTLDHFNHLFEGFDEMAIYWLTIFFVYALVKKQLGLSSQVIHLLADKVKAREVWQSFQSVRYAGFLLALALANNFVMVAAPTFPARATFSSVAMIIIAMVSILREPLISARLVMPARKVLLAGTAGLGLFTLSAALWVTYTMKQENADRIAIVQDTAAKGDPVAYMEPIPLKNRALRHVFFVDFDNTVTKKGLCRYYGIEDIKVEAEAGR